The genomic region TCCGACAGCCCCACGGACGGCGATTGGGAGTTCCAGCTGGGAATATGCTACGGCTACATGGGCATGATCGACGAAGCCTTCAACACGTTTAAACACCTCACCGCGAATAATCCGGACGACCCCCTGACCCGGGCCTACTTGGCCCTCTCCATGGCGGAGAGGGGGTGGATCGTCGAGGCAAGGGAGGAGATAACGAAGGCGCTTCGCATGGATCCTCAAAACCAGCGGGTAAACGAGATATACGACGATATAATGGGAAGGGACGAGGGCGGGGATTTTTCGGGAAAGTCGGGCAACGCCGAAATGCTCCTTTTCATGTTGCTTCTAATGGGTGTAATAAAAGAGAGGGGGAGAAGGGGATAGCGTGTCTAAATTGCTTTGATCGGCCATTCCGATATTTAGGGGGTTTGGCCTCAATTTATAAAATCACCGATCAGGGAATGGGGAGTATATTCAGGCCGACTGACAGCAGCATGTTGGTGACGTAGGTAGGTTGTGGGGTTATTAGAGGATTGGGGACGGAGGCAAGTCGAGGATTAGGAGGCCGGATGAGTGGTAAGTTGGGGGATTCAGGCAAGTGGGGGATGGGGTTGATTAGGACAGCGGCAAGTCGATGGGGGGAGTAGGGAGTCGGTAACGTCTGCAGTTTAGGGGCTGGTAGTAATTTAGGGAAAGCAGAAAGTTGAGTGAGTCGGCCGGTAGGTGGTGTGGTGGATTCAGCCGTACCTTTGAGTTGGATCGAGGGGGTGAGGGGTAGTCTTATAAAGCGGAGTAGTTGTTTATTGCAGTTGTTGAACTAAACTCGGCTTCTGTTGTTGTAAAAAGCGGGCTTTCCCCCGCTTTTTTGTTATGCTGAATTGTCTTGAAATACCGGCCTTACCCCGGCCTTTGATCCGCCGCCGAATGAAACCGTTTTCTCTCCCAAATCCCCATAACTTGGATGATATTACATTCGGCTTTAGCAGCCGCTCTCTCGGTTTAAAACCATCTCCCCTCAAATCCCAACAACATCCCTGTCTCGACCGAAGGATTTCAATACCGTTGCTAAACTCCCTCCAGCGCCTGTTTGAGATCGTCGATCAGGTCATCCGCGTCCTCTATTCCCACGCTCAGCCGGTATATCCCATCACCCATTAGCTTTGTGTATTTCTCCTTCTGGGCGTTGTTGAACACCACCATGTCCTCGAAGAAAAAGAACGTGGGCAGAAAAAAGATCAGGGACTGGTCGTGTCCCAGAGAAACTGCGTGGGTGATGATCTTCAGCCTGCTCAGAAAATCGAAGTTCTCCATGAGCTCGCATTTCAGGTTGAAGTTCAACATCCCCGAGAAACCGGTCATCTGTTTCTTAGCGAGTTCGTGCTGGGGATGACTTTCAAGCCCGGGGTAGCGGACGATGTTCACCTTTTCGTGGGACTGAAGAAACTTCGCCACCTTCATGGCGTTATCGGAGTGCTTTTTCATCCTCAAGGGGAGCGTCACCGAGCCCCGCAGGACGAGCCACGCGTTAAAGGGGCTTATACATGCCCCCAGGTGGACTATCCCCGCCTCCCTAACCTCCTTAAGAAAGGATTTTTTCCCTATTACGGCGCCGGCCAGGGAGTCGCCGTGGCCGTTGATATATTTGGTTGCGCTGTGGATCACTACATCGGCCCCAAGCACCAACGGTTTTTGGTTGACCAGCCCCGACCATGTGCTGTCGACAACGAGGAGTGCGCCGACCGAATGGGCGATTTTGGCGATCTCTTCGATGTCGCTGATCGATACTATTGGGTTTCCGGGGGTCTCGATGTAGACCACCTTTGTGTCTTTCCTGACCGCCGCCCTGACCTCTTCGGTATCCATAGTGTCCACGAGGCTCACGTCCACGCCGAAGCGTTTGAGGTGAAAGCCCAGGAGCTTCTGCGTCCCGGTGTAACACACCTCCGAAGCCACGATGTGATCCCCGGCGTTCAGTAGAGTCCACAAGACGGCGGAGATCGCCCCCATCCCGCTGGCGGACACCACGCAGTCCTCTCCCCCCTCCAGCTCGGCCAGCTTCTCCTCGAGATGACGGGGGGTGACGCTGTGCTCGCGGGTGTAGTTGAATTTGTCGAGGTTGTCCCAATCCAACACCTTCATGATCTCCTCCACGTCCGTGGGCAATTCATACGAGTTTGCCATGTGTATTGGACGCCGGATCGCCTTTGAATCGGTGTCCGTGCCCTCCCCCGAGTGTACACATAGAGTGTCGAATCGCAGCTTTTTGTCTGAATTTTCAACCACGAGTATCTCCTGTTAAAAGGTACTTTTCCCTTATAGCAGAAAAAGCCGGATCGGGCAATATTGTTTTGTATCGTTTCAATTTTATCTGCAAAAAGTATTTTTATATTGGTTTGGAAAAGAATATTTGAAATAAAAGTTTCTATTTGATACTATTAATTTGCAAAATAAGAATATCACTACTTTTTTTAGTAAATTATCTACTGCAATTTTGAATCTAATCGGGGGAAGGTAGTTTATGGAAGCGCTCGAAAAACTGAAGGAAGAAAACTTCCAGCTCAAAAAAAAGATAGAAGACCTGACAAGGGAGCTTGATAAACACATAATATCCAAGAGGGAGAAGGAGACGATCCTTCAGGCGGTGGAGGATTCCCTCGGGGGAATTGCGATAATCGATAGGGACTGGAAGTTGAAGTATGTCAATTCCGCCGTGGTTAAAATGTGGAATTATGATTACGGTGGAGAAATGATAGGGAGGGATTTTGTTGAGTTTTTCACCGAAAGGAGTGAAGAGGACTTGAATACGGCCATTGAGGACATTTCGGAGAATGGTTATTGGCAGGGGGAGCTTATTGGGAGGAGGAAGGATGGATCGACGTTTTTCGTCTTGATGTCACAGTCCGCGGTAAAAGATGAGGGGAGAGATGTATCGGCCATCGTTGCATCATGTATCGAAACCACCGAATATAAAAAGGCTTTGAGGGACGTCGTAGAGTCTGAGATGCGCTACCGGATAACCATGGATCACCTGGGCGACATCATATTTGTTCTTAATACAAATTTAGATATAGTCCTTGTAAACAGTGTTATGGTTGATTGGTACAGAGATCTTGGATTGAAAAGAAAAAAGATGATAGGTAAAAACGTCTTTGATCTCCTTCCATTTCTGCCCGATAAGATAAGGGAAGAATGCAGGGCCGTCTTTGATACCGGCCAGACCATCGTTAGAGAGGATGAATTTTCTATTGAGGGAAATAGATATATAATGGATATGAGGATTATTCCCATCATAGATGGCGGGGAGGTAAATCGTATTGTCACTGTGATGAGGGATATAACGGTCAAAAAGGTAGTGGAGGAAGAGTTCCTCAGGTCTGAGGAGAAGTACAGACTGATCGCCGACAACGTCCCCGTGGGGATTTTTATTCATGTCAACGGGGAGATTATATATTGCGGAAGGGAGGGCGCCCACCTTCTCGGATACGATGAGCCGGAAGAGCTTGTGGGGAGAAACGTCATAGAGTTCATTCATGAAGACAGCAGGGAGCTGACGATAGAGCGGGCGAGCCGGAGGGCCAAGGGGGAGGATGTGCCGTCGGGCTACGAAATCAAGATGATCAAAAAGAACGGCGAGGTCATTCCTATATTAATCTACGGTAATACCCTGGAATATCTGGGAGAGAACGCCATTCAGGGCGTCATCATCGACATAAGCGAAAGAAAAAAGGTCGAGGAGGAGCGGGAGAAGCTCCTTGTTCAACTTAAGGATTCGGAGGAGAGATATAGGACCTTAATCGAGACGTCCAATGATGTAATATGCGTCGTCAAGTATGACAAAATCGCGTTTTTCAACAAGAGACTCCCGGACATGTTGGGATTTACCGAGGATGAGATAAAAAGGATGAACTTTGTAAATTTTATTCATCCCGACGATATTGAGATGGTTAGAGATATGCACCTGAGGAGAATGAGGGGCGAGGGTGTGCCGTCTACTTATGAATTTCGGGGAGTCAAGAGAAACGGTGATGTTATCCCCGTTGAGATCAACGTGGCAACGATCGAGTGGGAGGGGGGACCGGCGGCCCTCTGCTTTATAAGGAATATCAAGGAGCGCAAGGAGGCCGAAGAGGCGCTCCGTGAATCGGAGGGAAAGTGGAGAAACCTCTTTGAGAACTCCATAGATTCCGTTTTTACCGTTGATGTCAAGGGAAACTTTACCTCGGCGAATCCGGCGATGGAAGCCCTTACCGGCTACAAAATCGATGAGCTGATAGGGAGAAGCTTCAAGGAGTTGTTGATCCCGGAAGAAGTGGATAAGGTTCTGGAGACGTACAATATTCTTTATCGCGCGGGTATGCCCGTAAAGGATTTCGTTCTCACCGCCGTCAGGAAAGACGGGGAGAAACGGTTGGTTGAGGGGAATTCCAACGTGATAAAAAAGGGTGAAGATATAATCGGTTTTCAGGGGACTTTTGGTGATATCACGGAAAAAAGGAAGACCGAAGAGGCCTTGGTGGAGTCGGAGAAAAAATACAGGGATCTCGTGGAAAACATAGATGATATGATTTATATAGCGGATGGAGAAGGTAAATTTAAGTTTTATAACAAGGCACTCGTTGAATTTGCAGGCTATACCGAGGAGGACTTTGTGGGCAAGAATTTCAAGGATCTCATTACCCCTGAATCTTATGAATATGCCGCAGAGATATTTAAAAGACAGCTTCGAGGTGAAGACGTGGGAACCTTCGAGTTTCAGTTTATAGACAACAAAGGCAATTTGAAGGTCTCCGAAATGCGAGAGAGGTTGATATGGGAGGGTGACAGGATAATAGAGGTTCATGGAATAGGGAGGGATATTACCGAGAGGAGAATGGCCGAAGAGATGATCAGGGAGTCGGAAGAAAAGTTCAGAAATATGTTTGAATCCTCCAAGGATGTCATTTACCTTACCAATATCGAGGGAGAGTTTTTGGACATCAATCCTGCGGCCGAGGAGATTTTTGGATACGGTATCGAAGAGCTTAAGGATAGGAATGTAAAGGATCTTTACAAGAACAAGAAGGATAGGGACAACTTCCAGAGAGAAATTCAAGAAAAGGGATTTGTAAAGGACTACAGCATAGTGTTTAAGAAAAAGGACGGAACAGCGTTAGATTGTCTCTTGACATCGACCTTGAGAAGGGGCAAGGATGGGAGTATCGTCGGATATCAGGGAATTATCAGGGACATTACGGAGAGAAAACAGCTGGAGGAGCAGCTCCTCAGGGCGCAGAAGATGAAGGCGATCGGCACCCTTGCGGGCGGGATGGCGCATAACTTCAACAACATACTCGTGGGAATCATGGGTTATTCGGAATATCTGCTGGGAAAGAGAAAAGAGGGTGATCCAGACTATAAGGCCCTAAAGACCATTCATGAAAGCACGGTGAAGGCGTCGGAGTTGACGCGTCAGCTGCTGAATATCGCCCGGGGCGGAGACTACAAACGGGTCAAGGTAAATATGAACTCCGTGGTCAAGAGGGTAATCCCCCTTGTGACTGGAACGATTGACAAGACGATAGAGGTGGTAGTCAATCTTGAAAAGAAACTCTGTACGGCGGAAGGCGATGTTGGACAGCTTGAGCAATGCCTCCTGAATCTGTGTATAAACTCCAGGGACGCCATGCCCGGAGGAGGCAAGATCATAATCGAGACGAATAATCAGATCGTCGACGAACATTTCGTCAAAACCCACCTTGACGCCAAGGTCGGGAATTACGTTGTGCTGTCGGTAACGGACACCGGAACCGGAATAGCCCCGGACATCATAGATCACATCTTCGAGCCTTTCTTTACGACGAAAAAACATGCCGGGGGATCAGGGATGGGACTCGCAACGGTTTACGGCATCGTGAAAAACCTCCAGGGGATTATCACCGTGTACAGTGAGGTGGGAGAAGGAACTACCTTTCGGCTCTATTTCCCCGCCATCGAAGAAGAGGTTGAAGAGAACGACTTGACTTATGAAGATGCATCTTTGGGGGGGGATGAGACAATACTCCTTGTGGATGACGAGAAGGTCGTAAGAGATATGTGGGGAGAAATACTAAATGAGCTCGGGTATGAGGTCATTATCTCCGAGGGGGGCAAAGAGGTGATAGATATAATCGAGGAGAAAGGAAAGGAGATCGACCTGATTATCCTCGATGTAGTCATGCCGGACATGGGCGGCGGGGAGATATTGGAAAAGGTCAAGGAGATGGAGCCCGACATAAGGGTCCTTCTGTCTTCCGGTTACAGCGAAAACGGACAGGTCGGCGATATAATCAAGGCCGGCGCCGACGGTTTCATTCAGAAACCGGTCTCCATACTGAACCTGACTAAAAAGATCAGGGAGATTTTTAATCATGGAGATTGAAGAAGCCGTTGTTTTGCTGTTTTAGCCTTCCTGCCGTGCCCAAATGTTTTTACCGCTTCAAGATAGGTTCCGACTCACGAATCGAATTATCGGAGGGATCAACCCTCAGGGTCAACTTGAGATCATTTCCGACTGATAAAGACTTCTTTTGATGATACTCTGTTCAATTTATTCAGCTGTTTCGTGCCCGAGAGAAAGGCGGTTTTTTTAGAATCTGATTCATTTAAACAATGCGGACTTTAAAGTCCGTCCGCCATTCTTTTCCCTTGATGGTGCGGGAAGCCTTTTTAAAGGCCGAGGAAATCGGCCGTTTTGGGGCTTGGTGTGTCAAGGCCAGTATTTTAAGGCGCTCGGTCCATTCTGTGAAGCCGCCTCTATTAAAGATAGAAGGGTAATCAATTTTCCATAAGCTCCAATCGATGGCCTCTCAAAACAGGTTTTTAACAGCCTCTTTGCAATTGCTTTAGCCATTGGTGCGGACAAGAGATCGGAAGTGGACAAGAAACATCAAGGAGACATTTACTCGATACAAGAGAGACGCCCTTACGATAATGAGGCATGATTGCCCTCAACAGATTCGGGGAAGCTCCTCGCCGTAGGGCATCTCCACCACCCTCTCTCCTCCGAAGCAGGTCTTTAAAAAAACCGAAACCGCCCTGCGCTTAACAGCCCTTCCTATGATCTCGGCGTTTTCACCCCCACTTGTCGCCCTCAATATCTCGAGGGCCTTTTCGGCGTCGCTCGCGGAAACGAAAACCAGAAGCTTCCCCTCGTTGGCAACAGAAAGGGGATCGAGGCCCAGCATCTCGCAGGCGGCTCTGACCTCCGCCCTTACGGGGATATTATCCTCGTAAAGCTCCGTGGTCACCCCGTGATCCCCGGAGAGCTCCACCAGGGTCGCCGCCACGCCCCCCCGGGTCGGGTCCCTCATGGCGTGGATATCGACCCCCCCGTCCAAAAGCGCCTTGACGTAGGGCCAGACCGGCGCGCTGTCCGATTCGATCTCGATGTCGAAATCGATCCCCTTCCGCCTGCTCATCACCGCTATCCCGTGCTCCGCTATCGGGCCGTTGATCAGGACGGCGTCCCCCTCTTTTATGCCGAGGTTTCCCATATCATGACGGCGAATCCCTATTCCGGCGGTGTTCACGAAGAGCTGATCCGCATCCCCCCTCGCCACCACCTTTGTGTCGCCTGTTATTATGGAGACGCTGCACTCCGCTGCCGCCCTTCCGGCCGACTCGACAATTCGCCTCAGGGTGTCCATCTCAAGGCCTTCCTCGATGATCAGAGAAAAAGATACGGCGACAGGCTCCGCGCCCGACACCGCCAGGTCGTTTACCGTGCCGTGAATGCTCAGGCTCCCGATATTCCCCCCGTTAAAGAAGAGGGGTTTTACCACAAAGGAGTCGGTGGTGAAGTAGAGATCTTCCGCCCCGGGGACCCTTGCCGCGTCGGGGAGGGCGGAAACGCTGCCCCCTATCGATGGAACGATGATCTCCTCGACGAGCTCCCGCGTCAATACCCCGCCGCCGCCGTGGGCCAATACTATTCTCTTTTTCTCCATATTCTCGCCTTTCTAAAGGGAACTCCAGTTGAATATTTAAATACTGTAGTTTATTAAAAAACGCCGAAGGCCAATCCCGCCCGTTGCCGACCCCCTTTTTTTAAGGGGGCCTCCCGGCTTACCTGTTCCTCCACGCGGCGACGGCCGCCTGCCCTAGAGCGATGCCGCCGTCCCCGGCCGGAACCCGGCCGTTCAGCATGACGTCAAAGCCGTCCTCCATTAGAATTTTCACCAGGCGCTCCGTCAGAAAGCGGTTTATGAAGACGCCACCTGAGAGGGCTACTGCCGATATAGATGCAGCGTCCCTGAGTCTCTTTGTCATATCGAGGGTAAATTCGGCCACGGAGTTGTGAAAGCGGGCCGATACCACCGGGGCGCCGACTCCCCTCCTTATGTCGTCGACGATACCCCTGATGATGCCGTTCGTCTCGACGAAGGCAACAC from Candidatus Zymogenus saltonus harbors:
- a CDS encoding PAS domain S-box protein encodes the protein MEALEKLKEENFQLKKKIEDLTRELDKHIISKREKETILQAVEDSLGGIAIIDRDWKLKYVNSAVVKMWNYDYGGEMIGRDFVEFFTERSEEDLNTAIEDISENGYWQGELIGRRKDGSTFFVLMSQSAVKDEGRDVSAIVASCIETTEYKKALRDVVESEMRYRITMDHLGDIIFVLNTNLDIVLVNSVMVDWYRDLGLKRKKMIGKNVFDLLPFLPDKIREECRAVFDTGQTIVREDEFSIEGNRYIMDMRIIPIIDGGEVNRIVTVMRDITVKKVVEEEFLRSEEKYRLIADNVPVGIFIHVNGEIIYCGREGAHLLGYDEPEELVGRNVIEFIHEDSRELTIERASRRAKGEDVPSGYEIKMIKKNGEVIPILIYGNTLEYLGENAIQGVIIDISERKKVEEEREKLLVQLKDSEERYRTLIETSNDVICVVKYDKIAFFNKRLPDMLGFTEDEIKRMNFVNFIHPDDIEMVRDMHLRRMRGEGVPSTYEFRGVKRNGDVIPVEINVATIEWEGGPAALCFIRNIKERKEAEEALRESEGKWRNLFENSIDSVFTVDVKGNFTSANPAMEALTGYKIDELIGRSFKELLIPEEVDKVLETYNILYRAGMPVKDFVLTAVRKDGEKRLVEGNSNVIKKGEDIIGFQGTFGDITEKRKTEEALVESEKKYRDLVENIDDMIYIADGEGKFKFYNKALVEFAGYTEEDFVGKNFKDLITPESYEYAAEIFKRQLRGEDVGTFEFQFIDNKGNLKVSEMRERLIWEGDRIIEVHGIGRDITERRMAEEMIRESEEKFRNMFESSKDVIYLTNIEGEFLDINPAAEEIFGYGIEELKDRNVKDLYKNKKDRDNFQREIQEKGFVKDYSIVFKKKDGTALDCLLTSTLRRGKDGSIVGYQGIIRDITERKQLEEQLLRAQKMKAIGTLAGGMAHNFNNILVGIMGYSEYLLGKRKEGDPDYKALKTIHESTVKASELTRQLLNIARGGDYKRVKVNMNSVVKRVIPLVTGTIDKTIEVVVNLEKKLCTAEGDVGQLEQCLLNLCINSRDAMPGGGKIIIETNNQIVDEHFVKTHLDAKVGNYVVLSVTDTGTGIAPDIIDHIFEPFFTTKKHAGGSGMGLATVYGIVKNLQGIITVYSEVGEGTTFRLYFPAIEEEVEENDLTYEDASLGGDETILLVDDEKVVRDMWGEILNELGYEVIISEGGKEVIDIIEEKGKEIDLIILDVVMPDMGGGEILEKVKEMEPDIRVLLSSGYSENGQVGDIIKAGADGFIQKPVSILNLTKKIREIFNHGD
- the hypE gene encoding hydrogenase expression/formation protein HypE; amino-acid sequence: MEKKRIVLAHGGGGVLTRELVEEIIVPSIGGSVSALPDAARVPGAEDLYFTTDSFVVKPLFFNGGNIGSLSIHGTVNDLAVSGAEPVAVSFSLIIEEGLEMDTLRRIVESAGRAAAECSVSIITGDTKVVARGDADQLFVNTAGIGIRRHDMGNLGIKEGDAVLINGPIAEHGIAVMSRRKGIDFDIEIESDSAPVWPYVKALLDGGVDIHAMRDPTRGGVAATLVELSGDHGVTTELYEDNIPVRAEVRAACEMLGLDPLSVANEGKLLVFVSASDAEKALEILRATSGGENAEIIGRAVKRRAVSVFLKTCFGGERVVEMPYGEELPRIC
- a CDS encoding PLP-dependent transferase; translated protein: MVENSDKKLRFDTLCVHSGEGTDTDSKAIRRPIHMANSYELPTDVEEIMKVLDWDNLDKFNYTREHSVTPRHLEEKLAELEGGEDCVVSASGMGAISAVLWTLLNAGDHIVASEVCYTGTQKLLGFHLKRFGVDVSLVDTMDTEEVRAAVRKDTKVVYIETPGNPIVSISDIEEIAKIAHSVGALLVVDSTWSGLVNQKPLVLGADVVIHSATKYINGHGDSLAGAVIGKKSFLKEVREAGIVHLGACISPFNAWLVLRGSVTLPLRMKKHSDNAMKVAKFLQSHEKVNIVRYPGLESHPQHELAKKQMTGFSGMLNFNLKCELMENFDFLSRLKIITHAVSLGHDQSLIFFLPTFFFFEDMVVFNNAQKEKYTKLMGDGIYRLSVGIEDADDLIDDLKQALEGV